The following are from one region of the Corylus avellana chromosome ca1, CavTom2PMs-1.0 genome:
- the LOC132180546 gene encoding uncharacterized protein LOC132180546, producing MQLFHCPPNNPFCPVYRRTPPTNCFLFLLCIKPFPTTTFFFNIIIIISLPSLLFSSLLSLHTPNMEKDTENTRTFDMDALVTNLPQNRRGLSRYYSGKSRTFTSMADVRCLEDLKKQEHPDAKKRKKYSDRKKCIHISPYTCRRVSSSTQCTTPRVGV from the exons ATGCAGTTGTTTCACTGCCCTCCAAACAACCCCTTCTGTCCTGTTTATCGAAGAACCCCACCCACTAActgttttctctttctcctaTGTATAAAACCCTTCCCAAccaccaccttcttcttcaacatcatcatcatcatctctcttccttctcttctcttctcttctcttctctctcttcacaCACCCAATATGGAGAAAGATACTGAGAACACAAGAACTTTTGACATGGATGCACTTGTAACAAATCTTCCACAGAA caGGAGAGGACTGTCGAGGTATTACTCGGGAAAATCCAGAACATTTACGAGCATGGCAGACGTTCGTTGCCTAGAGGATTTGAAGAAACAGGAACACCCAGATGctaagaaaaggaagaaatattCGGATAGGAAGAAGTGCATCCACATTTCCCCATATACATGTAGAAGAGTATCCAGTAGCACACAATGTACTACACCTCGTGTTGGGGTGTAA